TTATGGACTACGAAATCAGGGAAACCGTATGATGTTCCTTTACTGTAGctctttttgcatttttttgaaaGTATTCATTACAGAGAAGCTAACAGAATAGaggaaaaacatttatttatatttatattaatatttatgatatACCTTTTAAATACTGCACGAgctcaaaaacaaataaatttaccaCAAAATAAATCGTTTTCAGTGTTGCCAACTAGTTTTGATTATGCCAGAATTAAGAAGTCGTACAAAAATAGAAACATATgtagtaattattttaaaacagaacACATAAGTCTCCGGAGACCTAACCAATTATTCACTTTCTTAGTGAAATACGtgtaaatgaaatatttttcccTAAGCCGCAGTTCGTAATgaagtaaaacaaaacaaaacactacTCTAAGCACTTCAATGTGTACCTAATATTCAAGACGTACATCACTTACACTTTAGTCCCCAGCAGGACTTAATCATATTTTCCGCAAGCAAACTTCTTCAGCCAGTGCAAATACCCCAGTCGAGTAAAACAAGCAATGATTGCTCAGCAAGGGTACTTGTTGTTAAATATGTTACTCAAACAAGCAACATTTATTACGCCGGCAAATGGGTTGCTCCAGAGGAATGGGGCAGAAATGAAGGATCGTTTATGTGATAGCTGGGAAATTGGGTGTGCAGCGTAAAAAGCGGGAGGTATTGACAGAAGGTTAAAGTTGAGCATGTGACGTGGCGATGATGAAATCACATTTTACATATGGAATTCAAACATAGCGTGGGCAATGGTTAACCTAGCCTAGCCTAACCTAGACAATGGTTAGAGTGATAATGTGGCTATCGGCTACGCAAGATTAGCCATTCATCTTTGGGTATCATACATCACATTCGATTATGAGCTGCTTAAGAATGATAAATTATCCCTAAGTGAGGGCTGAGCCTTTATAAAATACTTTCATAAGGTGAGTATAGGTCATTTGGCCTCCACTTACCCAGTGCGTAtgagcattaaaaatacgtttCTCTATGATGGACAGCTTGTGGCTTGGCAAGCTTTAGGTTATGCATAGTTTGCTTTTTTGCGACGCTCTTTTCGAGCgctattaattataattttttctccGGCTATTCTGgcaacatatgtatgtatgggCACGGACACGGGTGTCggccaaacatttttaaaatatatatgtgcatAAAGGCGAGCAGACACCGACACAGACTCTGACACGCTCACATGTGCCGGAAATTGGCGCACACCTTGCAGCCATGCAGTGGCAAGAATTTTTTCCATAAGCGTCATAAAACCAGGGACTAGCGGACGATGGCCAGCCCTTGGATATATGGATATATGGTAGCGTAAATGGGGGCCGGGGCAGCTCAGCATGcggaaattataatttatagctGTGAGCTGCGGATGCCAGAGCTTCACAGTGATTTTTTCCCTGCGAGGGCGTTTCTTCTCAGAGCGGCTTTAAAATTGGTCAACTTCGGCATTAATTGAAGCTGGCTATCGGGGTTGAAAGTCCGTTCAGGCATGAACCGTAGTCTAGGGCAGTTTCCAAGTGTCATAGTGTGTCGATAAAAGGCGAGAAAGTCTTTATAATACTGGGTTTTGCATTAACTGGAGCGGAATATATTCTTTATGTGCATAGTTTTAAGCTGAATTAAAGTTCTTTGGCAACTAACCAATGATCAAAACATCGCACTCTAATGACTGTAAATTGTAAAGTcacattgaaaacaaatttttaaagctttgCAATTACTTTCGCCTGACCAAATATTCAtgattgtttattattgtggcctgtatataaaatacacaacaataaatttaaaggtttttgattgattttaaagaagaaattttgcCACAGGCATAGCTGAATTAAAGAGCAAAATTTACATGACGAATCCGTGCCATTGTTCACTAAGTAAACATTTGTCCAGTTGACCTTTTTCAGGTGTGTTTACACAGCGCAAACAAAACTCGAGTCAACGGGTAAAAAATGGCCGTAAACTAGCTTTTGACAAATGGCGCACTTCCTGTCAACACACACAATCCCAAATGCACATATCTGTCTCCTATTGGAAACTTGTAAAAAAAGGTCGAAACAATTGCACCGCGTTTAAACATGAATTTCCCACATAGTTACATAGttcaacaataaataatttattgttcaATTCATATATGAATgcatctgaaaaatttaatatgcacAAACGGCAGTTTGTTTAAGCGTAATTTAGCGGAAAAATGTTAACAGATGCGGATTTAATTCAGCACAATTTCGATTGCCTCGTGTTCCAATCATGCTTTTTGTGCGAAAGatctaattaaaaattaatacgTTAATATAACCTTATATTCTTAACTGTAAAATGCCCATACCGTTAGCCACAAATGTTTTGCCTTATTAATTTCAGAGCAGTAAAGTAAAACTGATTAATTGCTAAATGAAATTGATCGgttgtgtatttttttcataaagtaATTAGATTGGtactgcaaaataaaattgcaaaattaaatctgCTAATTAAACCGTTGTTATAAATGGCAGAGCTTACTTTGCAATTGTATAAGCTTTAGTACCCCAGACCTAAATCAGTTTTCATAAGATATTCGACCCGACGTTTTTCCTTTGCAGTCATTTGAAAGAACTTGGAGACAAAGTTGTTCAGTTCTCGCTTTGTGTGCAGAGGGGGCCAACGTGTCTTGTAGCACAGGATGCTGGAAAGCCAAAAAAAGGTTAAGGTAaacattgttttcattttaaactgTGAGCTTACGCCTTCAGAAAAAACTGGTCGCAGATATTGCGCTGATTGGCAATGAAGTGCTCCATTTCCTGCGCGAACTGCCTTTCGTGCCGTTCCTTGGCTTCCAAATACCGCACATAGCAATTAAGATCACTGCAAAATAGGGCGTTTAGAACACTAAGGAACTCGTCACTCGGATTTAATCGGACTATGAGAACTGCTTCATTTGGTAGCTGGGATGCAAACTGACATCGGCCTCATCCCGGAACCGAGTCCTCGGCTCCCACCACTGGTTCAGCTCCTGGAGCCTATTGAACTCGTAATGGGAGGGCAGTCCACCCAGCGAAATCAGGGACGAGGACTTGGCCTTGGTCAGGAACTGCTCCACCTTCTTGGCCTGGCCTTGCGCCTTGGCCATCGACTTCTGGCTCAGACGGCTCACCGGAATTGTCTTACCCCGCAGCACATCCGCGAACGAGGAGTTGGACTTAATGGTCAATATGGacatattgaaaattttttatcaCTGCCCCACGGGAATTTCAGAGTCAAGAGACATATGTGCTGTGATCTATTTTAAATGGCATACTGAAGCGGGCCGCACTTTGACCAATTAaagctttaataaatatgcCGCATAGTTGTCACTGTCAACGCGTGAGTGTGTGTCCTTGGGGATTTCCTTGAAGCCGTTGgtgttaattaataaatatggAAATAGCCGAGAACATCGTGCGGACttatcataataataaaacaaaaaatctctGTTAAAATCACATGCAATTGATGCAGGCAGTATGCATGCAATTATGGTAAAGGATACgcattgtaaaaaaaacattcacCGACGAGTTCGAAGAAGAATAGTGAACACATAAGTTACCTGTAATcgtgtgtaaatattttatatggtaTTTGTGCCTTAAATAGtgcaaattttaagaaaacaatgATCACAttgaataaaatgaatatGCATTCGAAATTGGAATTTTGCATATGAATttagtttcagtttttttttatgattttttatgagcagaaaatatttatattttcagtttATCCAGCGAAACATTTAACCAGTATTCAGGTGGGTAAAGTTATTAAGTTCAAAATGATTTCACACATTTTCGCAccatttaatatgcatttgcgcgttcaatttatttttttggaccGCTCAGAGGGAAACAAAACCATCAGAAGAAGCACAGGAGTGGCTCGTTGAAAGGGGAATAGGAGCTGCCGCCGA
This genomic window from Drosophila gunungcola strain Sukarami chromosome 3R, Dgunungcola_SK_2, whole genome shotgun sequence contains:
- the LOC128266415 gene encoding uncharacterized protein LOC128266415, which produces MSILTIKSNSSFADVLRGKTIPVSRLSQKSMAKAQGQAKKVEQFLTKAKSSSLISLGGLPSHYEFNRLQELNQWWEPRTRFRDEADVSLHPSYQMKQFSYDLNCYVRYLEAKERHERQFAQEMEHFIANQRNICDQFFLKAILCYKTRWPPLHTKRELNNFVSKFFQMTAKEKRRVEYLMKTDLGLGY